The following proteins are encoded in a genomic region of Magallana gigas chromosome 1, xbMagGiga1.1, whole genome shotgun sequence:
- the LOC105320216 gene encoding mucin-2 isoform X7 translates to MKISTNIEIKPSSEFFSSMSTSAPLDSRIDSHAQSLSRSEITSRISDFSIVTHPPLKSTIISSSKSDFELESQQVSISKENFLSSLQDISTTKSSLTLNFARSTSVLFSVSEESKLSPISAFDTDEIESTLSKVQHKTSFVTDLFEPSSSVQTQSTHILGTSYFSSHREQYTLSVRDEISTMVSSLYFPDSSVLSSIEPPTDQTSTKIIPSRSSIIETRPSLNVSEIVFSSTMKLTLNSPSLTTNDFKTEEIGSKTATTEVQSTAGSILLTPEVLDSTASLDILDSSYLRSFSSMKSSILQPKESTSIMSSKRMEETYRESSSFTFVLQSVMTSSPSSFVVPSDSMYSSAESNGFVSDYPLKVSLSSEDILSSSSQYDKSVTHSPGFVDTTTLFSDILGSVSTSFSVKDVQSFATTSTADGTELSSMTQSTFISSKRSSDISEHFISPSHISTTDFQSETSSMLSKTISSMTKESQLLSSYTQISDVTTVLSSNTEPSILASVTSAGYVSRSASLLLTTSLPPTVSATSSEIELHLSSLTSSEVSSMKSTDSITETKMFSLTRSRLSSDFTASFEDLSRASQVSSSPLLSSVASLSISPTDVSKSASKSISITPTHESSYTEYRPTEVSTTTPSSSEFDLSSVLPSGEPSATSVTHSKEPVSESRLISLETSHLVFSSVVSSSVPIETQDISSSLMVTSASPTALVSEIQPTSTAEDSSTTVYETTSSASVTTRTPQPISQTTTAPTTTTSVPRQIVSGKVRMVNQQWLSEYENTNSALYRIIYEQVRATLTDAYSRSSYGNRLVTVSDIIFRPGSIIAEFSVTFSGEEEIDPVLLDQDINAFAQNLPEEFSIDPEFTSHEALTTASTLPFTTAAPTTAAPTTAAPTTAAPTTSAPTTTAPTTTAPTTLAVTTPSSTTAPVTHDPTEKPETTEKTTIPVTTEKATPSSGSFSSTDSVTTPYLATTEEIRTLNQTTQTPVSDTVTSTTGPTTLHPVTTQTVITGSQETNATTKSYTTSNVQQTTPDITKLSTEAETRPPTTTTVIPTTTPTTTTAIPTTTTVIPTITTTKPTTTVGTTEPQITRVFQVELRILNEQWVPEYAVTGSLEYENLTSEYKAILYSVYDFDANYMERFLEISNLQFRQGSLIISYTVTYLGRDPINTKDLDDAINQAFTSGNFPNAVIDQSFTSHQELFFDVSTTPQTTDFTPTTKMTTQEKTGISLTSTTEKTESRTTSAPDTDTTLQHTTEVKTTVTNNPLANTTQHVTTESITTPRVTTESVTTPRVTTESITTPIVTTESVTTPRVTTESITTPHVTTESITTPHVTTESITTSHVTTETITTPHVTTESILTLHVTTESITTPHVTTESITTPHVTTESITTPHVTTESITTPHVTTESITTPILTTDQMSSSTEGSVVLQDFEVTIRVVTEEWNPLYADQSSQFYTNLSIAYYTFLFDTYSLGVYADRFEGITEGLRFSPGSVIMNFVVTFLGGEEVDVSLLNDDVNQAFKDGFFGPDVMIDPLFTSHKRITLFSTTPSVVIPTTRSSTTLVISTTQASTTQAQTTDKAPVTTQVPTTTQTSITTHVPMTTEAPSTTITTTTIQTQTSQQPTTTQDLISMTQTSTPKALTTTQAPTTTQSSTTTQVPISITLTSTTQTSTTTQASTPTQAPTKTEALTTPGAPTTTQAETTTQDPSTTTTSTTTEAPITTQPLTTTKAASTTTNMPTTTEALTTTQAPTTNQRSTTSEALPTTQPSTTTQAPITTQAPTTNQLPTTTTAPTTTQAPTTTQAPTTTQAPPTTQAPTTTQAPTTTQAPTTTQAPTTTQAPTTTQATTTTQAPTTTQAPTTTQAPATTQAPTTTQAPTTTQAPTTTQAPTTTQAPTTTQAPTTTQAPTTTQFPTTTQAITTTQAPTTTQAPTTTQAPATTQAPTTTQAPTTTQAKTTTQTPTTTQATTTTQAPTTTQAPTTTQAPATTQAPTTTQAPSTTPAPTTTQPPSTTGAPTTIVSTTDPVISQVINASLKITSQTWNSKLSDIDSAEYLTLKDTIYQKLLAVYKNSIYKDRVIDIVNITFREGSVIVDYSVQFTENDSVPLEQLNSIVSSAVSNDAFGPDVIIDPASISHNKIPYIPTSTTEESTALPESTTELPVTRSDFMVPNWGIAVIVCGAVVLVFLLAMICVLCSRRHTKQKYRMPEDPDDIGYIRKSNGSEFAYDNNIPKETMTVDEEIKAPNQVYHLKTSDLQQNAGQELQKNGNTQAQDDNTIQLQITDNNTAASPPARPGEESEPSEGEKAKTTEF, encoded by the exons ATGAAGATTTCTACAAATATAGAAATCAAGCCCAGCTCggagtttttttcttcaatgtcgACTTCAGCTCCTCTAGACTCAAGAATTGATTCCCATGCTCAATCATTGTCCAGATCGGAAATAACAAGCAGAATCTCAGATTTTTCAATTGTAACTCATCCacctttgaaatcaacaataatTTCCTCATCGAAATCTGATTTTGAACTAGAAAGTCAGCAGGTGTCTATATCCAAGGAAAATTTTCTGTCCTCGTTACAAGATATTTCAACTACAAAGAGCTCATTAACTTTGAACTTTGCAAGATCAACATCGGTCCTATTTTCTGTTTCAGAAGAGTCTAAATTGTCTCCAATTAGCGCATTCGATACAGATGAGATAGAAAGTACTTTGTCAAAAGTCCAACATAAAACTAGTTTTGTTACTGACCTCTTCGAGCCTTCATCATCAGTTCAAACACAGTCCACACATATTTTAGGAACTTCCTATTTTTCAAGCCACCGTGAGCAATATACGCTCTCCGTGCGGGACGAAATTTCAACCATGGTTTCATCGTTATATTTCCCCGATTCATCTGTATTGTCGTCAATAGAACCTCCAACAGACCAAACTTCAACGAAAATTATTCCATCTAGGTCTTCTATCATCGAAACAAGACCATCTTTAAATGTATCAGAAATCGTTTTCTCTTCAACAATGAAACTTACGTTAAATTCTCCAAGTCTAACTACTAATGATTTTAAAACCGAAGAAATTGGATCTAAGACTGCAACGACCGAAGTTCAGTCTACAGCAGGGTCAATATTGTTGACACCAGAGGTACTTGATTCAACAGCTTCCTTAGATATATTAGATTCATCATATTTGAGGAGCTTTTCATCAATGAAAAGCAGCATTTTACAACCAAAAGAATCTACAAGTATTATGTCATCTAAAAGAATGGAGGAAACGTACCGTGAAAGCAGCTCGTTTACATTTGTGTTACAGTCGGTGATGACAAGCAGTCCATCTTCTTTTGTTGTTCCGTCTGATTCTATGTATAGTTCAGCTGAATCTAACGGTTTCGTCTCCGACTATCCTTTGAAAGTCTCGTTGAGTTCAGAAGACATTTTGTCATCGAGTAGCCAGTATGACAAATCTGTAACGCACTCCCCGGGTTTTGTTGATACAACTACTCTTTTCTCAGATATCTTGGGTTCAGTAAGCACATCATTTTCCGTAAAGGATGTCCAGAGTTTTGCCACAACAAGTACAGCAGACGGCACTGAGTTATCGTCCATGACTCAATCGACATTTATTTCATCGAAGAGATCCTCTGACATCAGTGAGCACTTTATTTCTCCATCACACATATCGACGACTGATTTCCAGAGTGAAACCTCAAGcatgttatcaaaaacaatatcaaGTATGACAAAAGAAAGCCAACTGTTGAGCTCTTATACACAGATTTCGGATGTTACTACAGTTTTATCATCAAATACGGAACCATCTATATTAGCTTCCGTAACATCAGCGGGTTATGTTTCTCGATCAGCTTCTCTTCTCCTTACAACATCATTGCCACCGACAGTTAGTGCTACCTCCTCAGAAATAGAACTGCATTTATCGTCGCTCACATCGAGTGAAGTTTCATCAATGAAGTCGACGGACTCGATAACAGAAACAAAGATGTTTTCACTAACACGCTCTCGTTTATCGAGTGATTTCACTG CATCGTTTGAAGACTTATCACGAGCAAGTCAGGTTTCGTCCTCGCCGTTATTGTCCAGTGTTGCTTCGCTGTCCATATCGCCAACTGATGTTTCAAAATCTGCTTCAAAATCAATATCCATAACACCGACACATGAATCCTCTTATACAGAGTATAGACCAACGGAAGTCTCAACAACTACACCGTCTTCTTCGGAGTTTGATTTATCTTCAGTTTTACCATCAGGGGAACCCTCAGCAACATCCGTTACACACAGCAAAGAACCAGTTTCCGAGAGCCGACTTATCTCTCTAGAAACGAGTCATCTTGTTTTCTCTAGTGTAGTCTCTTCCTCTGTACCTATAGAAACACAGGATATATCTTCCTCTCTGATGGTAACGAGCGCCTCCCCTACAGCACTGGTCTCTGAGATACAACCCACCTCAACAGCAGAAGACAGTTCAACGACGGTCTATGAAACAACATCGTCAGCTTCAGTGACAACAAGGACGCCGCAACCAATATCACAGACAACAACAGCACCAACAACCACAACCTCTGTGCCGCGGCAGATCGTGTCTGGAAAAGTGAGGATGGTCAACCAGCAATGGTTGTCTGAGTACGAGAATACCAACTCGGCCTTGTATCGTATTATATATGAACAAGTTCGGGCTACG CTAACGGATGCATACAGCCGAAGTTCTTACGGAAACCGTCTTGTTACCGTGTCTGATATTATCTTTAG ACCCGGAAGTATTATTGCTGAGTTCAGTGTGACGTTCTCTGGTGAGGAGGAGATCGATCCTGTCTTACTTGACCAGGACATCAACGCTTTTGCGCAGAATCTACCGGAAGAGTTTAGTATTGATCCCGAGTTTACCTCTCACGAAG CATTGACCACTGCTTCCACCTTGCCATTCACAACAGCTGCACCGACCACAGCTGCACCGACAACAGCTGCACCTACAACAGCTGCACCGACAACATCTGCACCGACAACAACTGCACCGACAACAACTGCACCGACAACATTAGCTGTTACAACTCCGTCCAGCACCACAGCTCCAGTTACCCACGATCCAACAGAAAAACCAGAAACAACCGAGAAAACAACCATTCCGGTTACGACGGAAAAAGCGACCCCTTCTTCTGGTTCCTTTTCATCTACGGACTCGGTAACAACACCCTACCTCGCAACCACGGAGGAAATCAGGACATTGAACCAGACAACACAGACTCCTGTGTCAGACACGGTCACATCGACTACAGGACCGACAACTCTGCACCCAGTCACAACACAGACTGTTATTACTGGTAGCCAGGAAACTAACGCAACAACAAAGTCCTACACAACAAGCAATGTACAACAAACTACTCCTGATATAACAAAGCTCTCAACAGAGGCCGAAACAAGACCACCGACAACAACGACGGTAATACCGACAACAACACCAACAACAACGACAGCAATACCGACAACAACTACAGTGATACCTACAATAACGACTACAAAACCGACAACAACGGTGGGGACAACGGAGCCTCAAATCACCCGGGTATTTCAGGTGGAACTCCGCATTCTGAACGAGCAGTGGGTGCCGGAGTACGCCGTGACAGGGTCTTTAGAGTATGAAAACCTGACTAGTGAATACAAAGCCATC CTTTATTCTGTCTACgattttgatgcaaactatATGGAACGATTTTTGGAGATCTCAAATTTGCAATTCAg ACAAGGAAGCCTCATCATATCCTACACTGTGACGTACCTAGGACGCGACCCTATAAATACCAAGGATCTTGACGACGCGATAAATCAGGCCTTTACTTCTGGAAATTTCCCCAACGCAGTAATTGACCAAAGTTTTACCTCACATCAAG aattattttttgatgtCTCCACCACACCACAAACTACTGATTTTACCCCAACAACTAAAATGACAACACAAGAGAAGACAGGTATATCACTTACATCAACAACAGAAAAAACAGAAAGTCGAACAACATCGGCTCCAGACACAGACACCACACTACAACACACCACTGAAGTCAAGACTACTGTAACCAACAATCCATTGGCCAATACAACCCAGCATGTGACAACAGAGTCTATTACAACACCACGTGTGACAACAGAATCAGTTACAACACCACGTGTGACAACAGAATCCATTACAACACCAATTGTGACAACAGAATCAGTTACAACGCCACGTGTGACAACAGAGTCAATAACAACACCGCACGTGACAACAGAGTCCATTACAACACCACACGTGACAACAGAGTCCATTACAACATCGCACGTGACAACAGAGACCATTACAACACCGCATGTGACAACAGAGTCCATTTTAACACTGCACGTGACAACAGAGTCCATTACAACACCACACGTGACAACAGAGTCCATTACAACACCGCACGTGACAACAGAGTCCATTACAACACCGCACGTGACAACAGAGTCCATTACAACACCGCACGTGACAACAGAGTCCATTACAACACCAATTTTAACAACTGATCAAATGTCGAGTTCAACAGAGGGTTCTGTGGTTCTCCAGGACTTTGAAGTGACTATTAGGGTTGTTACTGAGGAGTGGAATCCTTTATACGCAGACCAATCAAGTCAGTTCTACACAAACCTGTCTATTGCTTACTATACATTT cTTTTCGATACATACTCTCTTGGTGTTTATGCTGACCGTTTTGAGGGAATCACTGAAGGGCTCAGATTCAG CCCGGGGAGTGTCATCATGAACTTCGTGGTCACTTTCCTTGGCGGCGAGGAGGTGGACGTATCGCTGCTCAACGATGACGTCAACCAGGCCTTCAAAGATGGATTCTTTGGACCAGACGTAATGATTGATCCCCTGTTCACCTCTCACAAAA gaattacacTCTTCTCGACAACACCATCTGTTGTTATACCAACAACGAGAAGTTCAACCACTCTAGTAATTTCCACGACTCAAGCATCAACAACTCAAGCTCAAACCACAGATAAAGCACCAGTAACAACTCAAGTTCCAACTACAACTCAAACATCAATAACCACACACGTTCCAATGACTACTGAAGCTCCATCCACTACAATAACTACAACAACCATTCAAACTCAAACATCACAACAGCCAACAACCACCCAAGATTTAATATCCATGACACAAACCTCAACGCCTAAAGCTCTAACGACAACTCAAGCTCCAACAACCACTCAATCATCAACAACCACTCAAGTTCCAATTTCAATAACGCTAACTTCAACAACTCAAACTTCGACAACAACTCAAGCTTCAACACCCACACAAGCTCCAACAAAAACTGAAGCACTTACAACCCCTGGAGCTCCAACGACAACACAAGCTGAAACAACTACTCAAGAtccatcaacaacaacaacatcaacaacaactgaggctccaaTTACAACTCAACCCCTAACAACCACTAAAGCTGCATCAACCACAACTAACATGCcaacaacaactgaggctctaACAACAACTCAAGCTCCTACAACAAATCAACGTTCAACAACCTCAGAAGCCCTACCAACAACTCAACCTTCAACAACCACACAAGCTCCTATAACCACACAAGCTCCAACAACAAATCAACTTCCAACAACAACTACGGCTCCAACAACCACACAAGCACCAACAACAACTCAGGCTCCAACAACTACACAAGCACCACCAACAACTCAGGCTCCAACAACCACACAAGCACCAACAACAACTCAGGCTCCAACAACCACACAAGCACCAACAACAACTCAGGCTCCAACAACCACAcaagcaacaacaacaactcaGGCTCCAACAACAACACAAGCACCAACAACAACTCAGGCTCCAGCAACCACACAAGCACCAACAACAACTCAGGCTCCAACAACCACACAAGCACCAACAACAACTCAGGCTCCAACAACCACACAAGCACCAACAACAACTCAGGCTCCAACAACTACACAAGCACCAACAACAACTCAATTTCCAACAACCACACAAGCAATAACAACAACTCAGGCTCCAACAACAACACAAGCACCAACAACAACTCAGGCTCCAGCAACCACACAAGCACCAACAACAACTCAAGCTCCAACAACCACACAAGCAAAAACAACAACTCAGACTCCAACAACCACAcaagcaacaacaacaactcaGGCTCCAACAACAACACAAGCACCAACAACAACTCAGGCTCCAGCAACCACACAAGCACCAACAACAACTCAGGCTCCATCAACCACACCCGCACCAACAACAACTCAACCTCCATCAACGACAGGAGCCCCAACAACCATAGTTTCAACGACTGATCCTGTTATATCACAAGTTATTAATGCTTCACTGAAAATTACAAGCCAGACTTGGAATTCCAAGCTTTCTGACATAGATTCTGCAGAATATCTGACGCTGAAAGATACCATATATCAAAAG ctTTTAGCAGTTTACAAAAACAGTATCTACAAAGACCGAGTCATTGATATTGTGAACATAACATTCAG AGAAGGCAGTGTAATTGTGGATTACTCAGTACAGTTTACAGAAAATGACTCTGTTCCCTTGGAGCAACTGAATTCCATTGTCAGTTCCGCCGTCAGTAACGACGCGTTTGGGCCTGACGTTATAATAGATCCTGCATCAATTTCGCACAACA AAATTCCCTATATTCCCACATCTACTACTGAAGAATCAACGGCCTTACCCGAGTCGACCACTGAACTTCCGGTCACGCGCAGTGACTTCATGGTACCTAACTGGGGGATCGCCGTGATCGTGTGTGGAGCCGTGGTGCTGGTCTTCCTTCTTGCCATGATCTGTGTCTTG TGTTCGAGGAGACACACGAAACAGAAATACCGTATGCCTGAAGACCCGGATGACATTGGCTATATTCGAAAGTCGAATGGAAGTGAGTTTGCTTACGATAACAATATTCCAAAAGAAACTATGACGGTAGACGAGGAAATAAAAGCTCCCAACCAGGTGTACCATCTGAAGACATCGGACCTTCAGCAAAATGCAGGACAAGAACTCCAGAAAAATGGAAATACGCAGGCGCAAGACGATAATACG ATTCAGCTACAGATCACAGATAACAATACAGCAGCCTCGCCCCCCGCCCGCCCCGGGGAGGAATCCGAGCCCAGCGAGGGGGAG